In a single window of the Aminomonas paucivorans DSM 12260 genome:
- a CDS encoding DUF501 domain-containing protein, giving the protein MWQVIPPGGNRPPVFYRPPTPEEVRFLREGRGGKVYNPQWVLGIPRCCPWGYPQVLLCRPLNPKGPFPTTFWLVCPFLSRRCGQLESEGGVRRLETRMARDPERMRRHHLDHAALRGSLLTPEENRWLRRNRPEWWRSLWSRGLGGIDFLHGDGGAKCLHLHTASWLGWGTHPFSSWLAAQFPRTHCDSPLCSGE; this is encoded by the coding sequence TTGTGGCAGGTCATCCCGCCGGGGGGCAACCGCCCCCCGGTTTTTTATCGCCCCCCCACCCCGGAGGAGGTCCGGTTTCTGCGGGAGGGTCGAGGGGGTAAGGTCTACAACCCCCAGTGGGTTCTGGGAATCCCCCGGTGCTGTCCCTGGGGTTACCCCCAGGTGCTTCTGTGCCGTCCCCTCAACCCCAAGGGTCCCTTCCCCACCACCTTCTGGCTGGTCTGCCCCTTCCTTTCCCGTCGTTGCGGGCAGCTGGAATCGGAGGGAGGGGTGCGCCGCCTGGAGACCCGCATGGCCCGGGATCCGGAGCGGATGCGGCGGCACCACCTGGACCACGCGGCCCTTCGGGGCTCCCTCCTGACCCCGGAGGAGAACCGATGGCTGCGGCGGAACCGTCCGGAGTGGTGGCGTTCCCTGTGGAGCCGGGGGCTGGGGGGAATCGACTTCCTGCACGGGGACGGGGGCGCCAAGTGTCTTCACCTCCACACGGCCTCCTGGCTGGGCTGGGGAACCCACCCCTTCTCCTCCTGGCTTGCCGCCCAATTCCCCCGGACCCATTGCGACTCTCCCCTGTGTTCCGGGGAGTGA
- the argH gene encoding argininosuccinate lyase produces MWKGRFREETDVRVQEFTQSLDLDWRLAPWDLRGSEAHARMLARTGILTPEEGEAILQGLETLRRELEAGKLAPRVELEDVHMNLEARLTELVGSVGAKLHTGRSRNDQVAVTLRLYLRDRLEGMVDALRGLLEQLLLQAERHEDVLIPGYTHLQQAQPIRLGHYWMAHFWSFLQDARRLDFARESLALCPLGAGALAGSTLPLDRHATSWELGFQGPTQNSMETVGQRDSLLDIHAFCLGVALHASRLAEDLILYATQEFGWLRLSDGFCTGSSMMPQKKNPDVLELIRGKTGGVLGRLVDLATSLKGLPMTYNRDLQEDKRGLFASLDGVERVLEILPPLLDGIAIDEDRALAGFRDGLALATDVAEYLVVRGVPFRLAHEKVGKLVHWCLESRRDLPSLSLAEWQSLIPEVEEDLLPLLDLRVSVDRRKTFGGTGISELRRQRAAGRRSLQVWISR; encoded by the coding sequence ATGTGGAAAGGTCGCTTCCGTGAGGAAACGGACGTGCGCGTTCAGGAGTTCACCCAATCTCTGGACCTGGACTGGAGGCTCGCCCCCTGGGACCTCCGGGGCAGCGAAGCCCACGCCCGGATGCTGGCCCGAACGGGGATCCTGACCCCGGAGGAGGGAGAAGCGATCCTCCAGGGGCTGGAGACCCTTCGCAGGGAGCTGGAGGCGGGGAAACTGGCCCCTCGGGTGGAGCTGGAGGACGTGCACATGAACCTGGAGGCCCGGCTCACCGAGCTGGTCGGGTCCGTGGGAGCCAAGCTGCACACGGGAAGAAGCCGCAACGATCAGGTGGCGGTGACTCTGCGCCTCTACCTGCGGGACCGATTGGAGGGCATGGTGGACGCCCTTCGGGGCCTCCTGGAACAGCTCCTCCTCCAGGCAGAGCGCCACGAGGACGTCCTGATTCCCGGCTACACCCATCTCCAGCAGGCCCAGCCCATCCGACTGGGACATTACTGGATGGCCCACTTCTGGTCCTTCCTCCAGGATGCGCGGCGGCTGGACTTCGCCCGGGAATCCCTTGCTCTGTGTCCCCTGGGGGCGGGAGCCCTGGCGGGGTCCACCCTGCCCCTGGACCGGCACGCCACCTCCTGGGAGCTGGGTTTCCAGGGGCCCACCCAGAACAGCATGGAGACCGTGGGGCAGCGGGACAGCCTCCTGGACATCCACGCCTTCTGCCTGGGAGTGGCGCTGCACGCCAGCCGCCTGGCGGAGGATCTGATCCTCTATGCCACCCAGGAGTTCGGCTGGCTGCGCCTTTCCGACGGCTTCTGCACCGGATCCAGCATGATGCCCCAGAAGAAGAACCCCGACGTGCTGGAGCTGATCCGCGGCAAGACCGGGGGCGTCCTGGGGAGGCTGGTGGACCTGGCGACCAGCCTGAAGGGGTTGCCCATGACCTACAACCGGGACCTGCAGGAGGACAAGAGGGGGCTCTTCGCGAGCCTGGACGGGGTGGAGCGGGTCCTGGAGATCCTTCCTCCGCTGCTGGACGGCATTGCCATCGACGAGGACCGGGCCCTGGCGGGATTTCGGGACGGCCTCGCCCTGGCCACGGACGTGGCGGAGTACCTGGTGGTCCGGGGGGTCCCCTTCCGCCTGGCTCACGAAAAGGTGGGCAAGCTGGTTCACTGGTGCCTGGAGTCCCGGAGGGATCTGCCCTCCCTCTCCCTGGCGGAATGGCAGTCCCTGATCCCGGAGGTGGAGGAGGACCTGCTCCCTCTGCTGGACCTGCGGGTGTCCGTGGACCGGAGGAAGACCTTCGGGGGTACGGGGATCTCGGAGCTTCGCCGGCAGAGGGCCGCGGGAAGGCGCAGCCTGCAGGTCTGGATCAGTCGTTAG
- a CDS encoding histidine phosphatase family protein, whose product METRIVLVRHGRTAWNLDYRYQGRSDVPCDEQGLEQTRRAVARLAGWRPEVVFTSPLCRARCLAEGLTDALGQEGPVVDPRLTELDFGDWEGLTVQEIQERYKEAYSRWRLAPFDSSPPGGERAEEIVGRIEAFLREARLDRFARCVVVGHGYSLRVLAALLLRAGRCGCVWRMRLDNGSLSAVDLWKEIPLLAFSNDTLHLHLPEDHPPLPLPR is encoded by the coding sequence GTGGAGACGAGGATTGTGCTGGTGCGTCATGGAAGGACCGCGTGGAACCTGGACTACCGCTATCAGGGAAGGTCCGACGTCCCCTGCGACGAGCAGGGGTTGGAGCAGACGCGAAGAGCCGTGGCGCGCCTTGCGGGGTGGCGCCCCGAGGTGGTGTTCACCAGTCCCCTCTGCCGGGCCCGGTGCCTGGCCGAGGGGCTGACGGATGCGTTGGGACAGGAGGGTCCCGTGGTGGACCCTCGGCTCACGGAGCTGGACTTTGGGGATTGGGAGGGGCTCACGGTCCAGGAGATCCAGGAGCGCTACAAGGAGGCCTACAGTCGCTGGCGCCTGGCTCCCTTCGACTCCTCGCCCCCCGGAGGGGAGAGGGCGGAGGAGATCGTGGGACGCATCGAGGCGTTCCTTCGGGAGGCGAGGCTGGATCGGTTTGCCCGGTGCGTCGTGGTGGGGCACGGCTACTCCCTTCGCGTCCTGGCCGCGCTCCTGCTTCGGGCCGGCCGGTGCGGCTGCGTCTGGCGGATGCGCCTGGACAACGGTTCCCTCTCCGCGGTGGACCTGTGGAAGGAGATCCCTCTCCTGGCCTTCTCCAACGACACCCTGCACCTCCACCTCCCGGAGGACCACCCCCCCCTTCCCTTGCCTCGGTAG
- a CDS encoding sigma-70 family RNA polymerase sigma factor: MVSGKASLEPEEEERLWSRCCQGDEEARERLILAYRPLVFWLAKRFRVPYGTYPDLVQEGMLALIFAVDHFDALRKNRFITYAYYRVRGRMINFLQRVEARAPQPWDEEDLEREAPVAYEDLEWKVDLADGLKGLPSREAEVITSLVVEGRRAADVAKEKGFDVSHVYRIQRKALQKLRSWFQQEGVTNRS, encoded by the coding sequence TTGGTTTCCGGCAAGGCTTCCCTGGAACCGGAGGAGGAGGAACGTCTCTGGTCGCGTTGCTGCCAGGGAGACGAGGAGGCCCGGGAAAGGCTCATCCTCGCCTATCGGCCCCTGGTCTTCTGGCTTGCGAAGCGCTTTCGCGTCCCCTACGGCACCTACCCGGACCTGGTCCAGGAGGGGATGTTGGCCCTGATCTTCGCGGTGGACCACTTCGACGCCCTCCGGAAGAACCGTTTCATCACCTACGCCTACTACCGGGTCCGAGGGAGGATGATCAACTTCCTCCAGCGGGTGGAAGCCCGGGCTCCTCAGCCCTGGGACGAGGAGGACCTGGAGCGGGAAGCTCCGGTGGCCTACGAGGATCTGGAATGGAAGGTGGACCTTGCGGACGGTCTGAAGGGGCTTCCCTCCCGGGAGGCGGAGGTGATCACCTCCCTGGTGGTGGAGGGACGACGGGCCGCGGATGTGGCGAAGGAAAAGGGCTTCGACGTGAGCCACGTCTACCGGATCCAGAGAAAGGCGCTTCAGAAGCTCCGGTCGTGGTTTCAACAGGAGGGGGTCACAAATCGTTCCTGA
- a CDS encoding BamA/OMP85 family outer membrane protein, whose translation MRGYKALLCLALLVCFAGCAWAQTAPVSVDTPSPAAGVSADASSLPPGEGSPAPTSSPVPSPQTEAPKGPPVVSMDVEGNRTVVASHILSVVSTKVGDPADEEALRKDAEAIYELGFFSVSEVKSVPQSGGIKVTFVVQENPEVQELRFTGNTVYSQDQLRALCFTSPGSVFNRVFFRNDLQRIKEKYQKDGYVMMRVQDVQIQDGVVAVTILEPRLGEIIIQGNKKTKDYVIRRQLKLKQGDLFNATILRHSLNRIQGMGYFEDVNVGFEPSENPSVVNMVLTVEEGRTNKIGFSIGHGSQSGWSGGINYQDTNWQGLGTKFSVGFETGNREQYWASYEQPFMDQETYAWKVGAYKRKWEEQDEYEKGQWKFQYDQEKTGAYVGVGKKFKGNDQLSWYLTLDWHKVENTILSGDVTPQDLVELEDGTNFSVTGSLTRNTLDPYLSYPRGDVEILSVEQGIAALGGDWDYTKYWLEARYYTPLFGLMDFLEMDFGFTEDNPLLFAARVRAGSSSGTVPWAEMYTLGGADTLRGYDDDYYRGEEMLLGNFELRIPMEQNLSLVFFYDVGKAWKKSLGESFSFSDLQSDKGIGLRVKTPIGNLRVDFAQGDDENQTNFGFGEMF comes from the coding sequence GTGAGGGGATACAAGGCGTTGCTCTGTCTTGCCCTGCTGGTGTGTTTTGCGGGATGTGCCTGGGCCCAGACGGCTCCCGTTTCCGTCGATACTCCTTCTCCTGCGGCGGGGGTTTCCGCCGATGCCTCGTCGCTTCCCCCGGGGGAGGGCTCTCCTGCCCCCACATCGTCCCCCGTTCCCTCTCCCCAGACGGAAGCCCCGAAGGGACCTCCCGTGGTCTCCATGGACGTGGAGGGGAACCGGACCGTGGTGGCTTCCCACATCCTGAGCGTGGTGTCCACCAAGGTGGGGGACCCGGCGGATGAGGAAGCCCTCCGCAAGGACGCGGAGGCCATCTATGAGCTGGGCTTCTTCTCCGTGAGCGAGGTCAAGTCTGTCCCCCAGTCCGGGGGGATCAAGGTGACCTTCGTGGTCCAGGAAAACCCGGAGGTTCAGGAGCTTCGGTTTACCGGCAACACGGTCTACAGCCAGGACCAGCTGAGGGCGCTCTGCTTCACCTCCCCCGGCTCAGTGTTCAACCGGGTCTTCTTCCGCAACGACCTCCAGCGCATCAAGGAAAAATACCAGAAGGACGGGTACGTCATGATGCGCGTGCAGGACGTGCAGATCCAGGACGGGGTGGTGGCCGTGACCATCCTGGAGCCGCGCCTGGGGGAGATCATCATCCAAGGGAACAAGAAAACCAAGGACTACGTCATCCGGCGACAGCTGAAGCTGAAGCAGGGAGACCTGTTCAATGCCACCATTTTGCGTCATTCCCTGAACCGCATCCAGGGGATGGGTTACTTTGAGGACGTCAACGTGGGGTTCGAGCCCAGCGAGAACCCGTCGGTGGTGAACATGGTCCTCACTGTGGAGGAAGGGCGGACCAACAAGATCGGCTTCTCCATCGGCCACGGCTCCCAGAGCGGCTGGAGCGGGGGCATCAACTACCAGGACACCAACTGGCAGGGGCTGGGTACGAAATTCTCCGTGGGATTCGAGACAGGGAATCGAGAGCAGTACTGGGCTTCCTACGAGCAGCCTTTCATGGACCAGGAGACCTATGCCTGGAAGGTGGGAGCCTACAAGCGCAAGTGGGAGGAACAGGACGAGTACGAGAAGGGTCAGTGGAAGTTCCAGTACGACCAGGAGAAGACCGGCGCGTACGTGGGAGTGGGGAAGAAGTTCAAGGGGAACGACCAGCTCAGCTGGTACCTCACCCTGGACTGGCATAAGGTGGAAAACACCATCCTCTCCGGGGACGTAACACCCCAGGACCTGGTGGAGCTGGAGGACGGGACGAACTTCTCCGTCACCGGATCCCTGACCCGCAACACCCTGGATCCCTACCTGAGCTATCCCCGGGGAGACGTGGAGATCCTCTCCGTGGAACAGGGCATCGCGGCCCTGGGGGGAGACTGGGACTACACGAAGTACTGGCTGGAGGCGCGTTACTATACCCCCCTGTTCGGGCTGATGGATTTCCTGGAGATGGATTTCGGCTTCACGGAGGACAACCCCCTGCTCTTCGCGGCCCGGGTGCGGGCGGGGTCCTCCAGTGGCACCGTCCCCTGGGCAGAAATGTACACCCTCGGCGGCGCCGACACCCTCCGAGGCTACGACGACGACTACTACCGGGGTGAAGAGATGCTTCTGGGGAACTTCGAGCTGCGCATCCCCATGGAGCAGAACCTCTCCCTCGTCTTCTTCTACGACGTGGGAAAGGCCTGGAAGAAGTCCCTGGGGGAGAGCTTCAGCTTCTCCGATCTCCAGTCGGACAAGGGTATCGGGCTTCGCGTGAAGACCCCCATCGGCAATCTCCGGGTGGACTTTGCACAGGGTGATGACGAAAACCAGACCAACTTCGGCTTCGGAGAAATGTTCTAA
- the lpxD gene encoding UDP-3-O-(3-hydroxymyristoyl)glucosamine N-acyltransferase, with protein sequence MTLGELAVWVGGRCVGDPGRPIRGLCVPDGPIPGHVLVLRGTRSLADLDPEVGVVAQEDRFPLEAWGVAVGDVEEAWPRVLGAFVPSRPYEGVHPSAVVHPNSRVAPGVHLGPGCVVGEGCCVGEGSWLQGQVYLGRNVRVGKDCVLEAGVVLQDGTFLGDRVLIHSNAVLGADGFGFRRDAAGRQVKIPQVGTVVVEDDAEIGACSTVDRATVGETRIGRRAKLDDHVHVAHNCVVGEDCILVAFAGLAGSVTLENGVILAAQSGATDHVRIGAGAVVGGRGGVLKDVPPGAFVSGFPARDHREEMRSQGWLRRLPDLADRLKELERRLKALEEASS encoded by the coding sequence ATGACGCTTGGTGAGCTGGCGGTGTGGGTCGGGGGCCGATGCGTGGGAGATCCGGGAAGGCCGATCCGGGGGCTGTGCGTCCCCGATGGGCCAATTCCCGGGCACGTCCTGGTCCTTCGGGGAACGAGGTCCCTCGCGGACCTGGACCCGGAGGTGGGAGTGGTGGCCCAGGAGGACCGATTCCCCCTGGAAGCATGGGGTGTGGCGGTGGGAGACGTGGAGGAGGCCTGGCCGAGGGTGTTGGGGGCCTTCGTCCCCTCCCGCCCCTACGAGGGGGTCCACCCCTCCGCGGTGGTCCACCCGAACAGCCGCGTCGCCCCGGGGGTCCATTTGGGTCCGGGGTGTGTGGTCGGTGAGGGCTGCTGCGTCGGGGAAGGTTCCTGGCTGCAGGGGCAGGTCTACCTGGGGCGAAACGTCCGGGTCGGGAAGGACTGCGTCCTGGAGGCGGGGGTGGTGCTCCAGGACGGCACGTTTCTGGGGGATCGGGTGCTGATCCACAGCAACGCCGTGCTGGGGGCCGACGGGTTCGGGTTCCGCCGGGACGCCGCGGGGCGGCAGGTCAAGATCCCCCAGGTGGGCACGGTGGTGGTGGAGGACGACGCGGAGATCGGGGCCTGCTCCACCGTGGATCGGGCCACGGTGGGCGAGACCCGCATCGGCAGAAGGGCCAAGCTGGACGACCACGTCCACGTGGCCCACAACTGCGTCGTGGGAGAGGACTGCATCCTCGTGGCCTTCGCGGGGCTGGCGGGAAGCGTGACCCTGGAGAACGGGGTCATCCTGGCGGCGCAGAGCGGGGCGACGGACCACGTGCGCATCGGCGCCGGGGCCGTGGTGGGGGGGCGAGGGGGGGTCCTCAAGGACGTCCCTCCCGGGGCCTTCGTCTCCGGTTTCCCCGCCCGGGACCACCGGGAGGAGATGAGGAGCCAGGGGTGGCTTCGGCGCCTGCCGGATCTGGCGGATCGGCTCAAGGAACTGGAGAGGCGTCTGAAGGCGCTGGAGGAGGCTTCCTCGTGA
- a CDS encoding UDP-3-O-acyl-N-acetylglucosamine deacetylase, with translation MRRRATLSSPVEFAGTGLHGGKPCRVRVEPSEERGLWFARSGGDESLLEAHWSFSARRSGLAFPGGGEMQTGEHLLAALWGLEIDDARIVLEGEEVPILDGSAAPFAEALAPRRREKEEEVVSLLLPVPVAVDEPERGRTIAAFPSDVLRLTVVLDYPDTPIGTLLETWTLDREVFARTVAPARTFGLTRELRDLEARGLARGGSLENALVVDERGPLNPREGVPFRQECLRHKMLDLMGDLALLGLPLTAHVVALRSGHQSHQALVDRLRPYALAALGTMAS, from the coding sequence GTGAGGCGGAGGGCGACCCTGTCCTCCCCGGTGGAGTTTGCCGGGACGGGGCTCCACGGAGGGAAGCCCTGCCGGGTGCGGGTGGAACCCTCCGAGGAGAGGGGGCTTTGGTTTGCCCGATCGGGAGGGGACGAGAGCCTCCTGGAGGCGCACTGGAGCTTTTCCGCCCGCCGGTCCGGCTTGGCCTTCCCCGGGGGCGGGGAGATGCAGACGGGGGAACACCTCCTGGCGGCTCTCTGGGGCCTGGAGATCGACGACGCCCGGATCGTCCTGGAGGGGGAGGAGGTGCCCATCCTCGACGGCAGCGCCGCTCCCTTCGCCGAGGCCCTGGCGCCTCGAAGGCGGGAGAAGGAGGAGGAGGTCGTCTCCCTGCTCTTGCCCGTGCCGGTGGCGGTGGACGAACCGGAGCGGGGACGGACGATCGCCGCCTTCCCCTCCGACGTCCTGCGGCTGACGGTGGTGCTGGACTACCCCGACACTCCCATCGGCACCCTCCTGGAGACCTGGACCCTCGACCGGGAGGTCTTTGCCCGGACCGTCGCTCCGGCCCGCACCTTCGGCCTGACCCGGGAGCTTCGGGACCTGGAGGCCCGGGGGCTTGCCCGGGGAGGGTCCCTGGAGAACGCCCTGGTGGTGGACGAGAGGGGGCCCCTGAACCCCCGGGAGGGTGTCCCCTTCCGGCAGGAGTGTCTGCGCCACAAGATGCTGGACCTCATGGGGGACCTGGCCCTGTTGGGCCTGCCCCTGACGGCCCACGTGGTGGCCCTGCGTTCGGGGCACCAGTCCCACCAGGCCCTGGTGGACCGGCTGCGACCCTACGCCCTGGCCGCCCTCGGAACGATGGCTTCGTAG
- the fabZ gene encoding 3-hydroxyacyl-ACP dehydratase FabZ: MLDILEIQARLPHRYPFLLVDRILEAEGNRVVGIKNVTINEPFFQGHFPQEPVMPGVLVLEAMGQVASIIVSLQPGFEKMVAFLTSVEEAKFRRPVRPGDQLRTEAELVKFRSRMGKIHARGTVDGELVAEATLGFVLSRTLTKGTEEERP, from the coding sequence TTGCTGGACATCCTGGAGATCCAAGCGCGCCTGCCCCACCGTTATCCCTTCCTGCTGGTGGACCGGATCCTGGAGGCGGAGGGAAACCGGGTGGTGGGGATCAAGAACGTCACCATCAACGAGCCCTTCTTCCAGGGGCACTTCCCCCAGGAGCCCGTCATGCCCGGCGTCCTAGTCCTGGAGGCTATGGGGCAGGTGGCCTCCATCATCGTGTCCCTCCAGCCGGGGTTCGAGAAGATGGTGGCCTTCCTCACCTCCGTGGAGGAGGCCAAGTTCCGCCGTCCCGTCCGTCCGGGAGACCAGCTTCGCACGGAGGCGGAGCTGGTGAAGTTCCGCAGCCGCATGGGGAAGATCCACGCCCGGGGCACCGTGGACGGGGAATTGGTGGCGGAGGCCACCCTGGGCTTCGTCCTTTCCCGGACCCTGACCAAGGGCACCGAGGAGGAACGGCCATGA
- the lpxA gene encoding acyl-ACP--UDP-N-acetylglucosamine O-acyltransferase, with protein MTTRIHPTALVDPKAELGEGVCIGPYCVVDAKVRLGAGTVLESFVRVADYVEVGENCRLFDHVVLGRPPQDFGFREEETWVRIGNGVTCRENVTIHRASGEGHETRVGEGCYLMEGCHLGHNVVLGDHCVLANKVGLAGYAQVGDRVTFGGMAGVHQFVHIGRSCMVGGLSKIVKDVPPFCMVDGRPGRIFGLNRVGLRRQGFDGAARKRIGELYETLRTGSLPLRAAVEALVSRNPQDPYAQELLVFSRICARGWTPWAERRHGGVRAPEGEAE; from the coding sequence ATGACGACCCGGATCCACCCCACCGCCCTGGTGGACCCCAAGGCGGAACTGGGGGAAGGGGTCTGCATCGGCCCCTACTGCGTGGTGGACGCCAAGGTCCGCCTGGGGGCGGGAACCGTCCTGGAGTCCTTCGTGCGGGTGGCGGACTACGTGGAGGTGGGGGAGAACTGTCGCCTCTTCGACCACGTGGTCCTGGGCCGCCCTCCCCAGGATTTCGGCTTCCGGGAGGAAGAGACCTGGGTGCGCATCGGAAACGGCGTCACCTGCCGGGAGAACGTGACCATCCATCGGGCCTCCGGGGAGGGGCACGAGACCCGGGTGGGAGAGGGGTGCTACCTCATGGAGGGGTGCCACCTGGGGCACAACGTGGTCCTGGGGGACCACTGCGTCCTGGCCAACAAGGTGGGCCTGGCGGGGTACGCCCAGGTGGGGGACCGGGTCACCTTCGGAGGCATGGCGGGGGTGCACCAGTTCGTCCACATCGGTCGGTCCTGCATGGTGGGAGGCCTCTCGAAGATCGTCAAGGACGTGCCCCCCTTCTGCATGGTGGACGGGCGTCCCGGCCGGATCTTCGGTCTGAACCGGGTGGGGCTGAGGCGCCAGGGCTTCGACGGGGCAGCCCGGAAGCGCATCGGCGAACTCTACGAAACCCTGCGGACCGGGTCCCTTCCCCTGCGGGCCGCCGTGGAGGCTCTGGTCTCCCGGAATCCCCAGGATCCCTACGCCCAGGAGCTTCTGGTCTTCTCCCGGATCTGCGCCCGGGGGTGGACCCCCTGGGCGGAGCGCCGGCACGGCGGGGTTCGGGCTCCGGAGGGAGAGGCGGAGTGA
- a CDS encoding KdsC family phosphatase, whose amino-acid sequence MIRLFVLDVDGTLTEGEILLDGRGGETKRFDIQDGMGLVLLRRAGIGTAFLSGRASDPTDQRARDLGVPRCANGAADKLPLLRRWADEDGLTPEEVAYMGDDLPDLECLSWSGFPIVPSNGRPEALRLARYVTPRPGGRGAVRDAADRVLLANAREREGIHHP is encoded by the coding sequence GTGATCCGTCTTTTCGTCCTGGACGTGGACGGAACCCTCACGGAGGGGGAGATCCTTCTGGACGGGCGGGGGGGAGAGACGAAGCGCTTCGACATCCAGGACGGCATGGGGTTGGTGCTGCTCCGCCGCGCCGGGATCGGGACGGCCTTTCTCAGCGGCCGGGCCTCCGACCCCACGGACCAGCGCGCCCGGGACCTGGGGGTCCCCCGCTGCGCCAACGGAGCGGCGGACAAGCTGCCCCTGCTGCGCCGCTGGGCCGACGAGGACGGGCTGACCCCGGAGGAAGTGGCCTACATGGGGGACGACCTGCCGGACCTGGAGTGTCTCTCCTGGTCGGGCTTCCCCATCGTCCCTTCCAACGGCAGGCCCGAGGCCCTGCGCCTGGCCCGCTACGTCACCCCCCGTCCCGGAGGGCGCGGGGCGGTGCGGGACGCGGCGGACCGGGTCCTCCTGGCCAACGCGCGGGAACGGGAGGGGATCCATCATCCCTAG
- a CDS encoding LptF/LptG family permease translates to MILQELAGPFLFGILAFTVLLVAGNLLFKIADLVIQRGVSLGVVVRLFLYYLPGVVVLTIPMGSLLAALLGFGRLSANVEIVALKAAGVAFQRIVRPVIWASLLVSLGSMALNETLVPLAERAAVNLLRYEVMQETPPLFKERIFLKEEKDGHLKRVIYINRMRPRSGKMADILVQEFEEDRLSRIIAAPRGEWVRGEWWIEDGKVFEVDAQGKVRLLFTFRKQGLQLHLNPKEVETQSLDPQQMNLFQMRDSIRRLEEQGADATRLRVLLNLRLAVPWASVVLALVGAAAGSRPQRSSSSVGLGLSVVIVFFYYVTLSFCQSLGEASYLPAVVAAWFPNLIFLVLGGFLVRRSN, encoded by the coding sequence CTGATCCTCCAGGAGCTGGCGGGGCCCTTCCTCTTCGGCATCCTGGCCTTCACGGTGCTCCTGGTGGCGGGGAACCTGCTGTTCAAGATCGCCGACCTGGTGATCCAGCGAGGGGTCTCCCTGGGGGTGGTGGTGCGCCTCTTCCTCTACTACCTCCCCGGGGTGGTGGTCCTCACCATCCCCATGGGCTCCCTGCTGGCGGCCCTGCTGGGTTTCGGCCGCCTCTCCGCCAACGTGGAGATCGTGGCCCTCAAGGCTGCGGGGGTGGCCTTCCAGCGGATCGTCCGCCCGGTGATCTGGGCGTCCCTGCTGGTGTCCCTGGGGAGCATGGCGCTCAACGAGACCCTGGTGCCCCTGGCGGAACGGGCGGCGGTGAACCTGCTCCGCTACGAGGTGATGCAGGAGACCCCGCCCCTCTTCAAGGAGCGGATTTTCCTGAAGGAAGAGAAGGACGGACACCTGAAGCGGGTGATCTACATCAACCGGATGCGACCCCGCTCCGGGAAGATGGCGGACATCCTGGTGCAGGAGTTCGAGGAGGACCGGTTGAGCCGCATCATCGCCGCCCCCCGGGGGGAGTGGGTGCGGGGGGAGTGGTGGATCGAGGACGGAAAGGTCTTCGAGGTGGACGCCCAGGGAAAGGTGCGCCTCCTCTTCACCTTCCGCAAGCAGGGCCTCCAGCTCCACCTGAACCCCAAGGAGGTGGAGACCCAGTCCCTGGATCCCCAGCAGATGAACCTGTTCCAGATGCGGGACTCCATCCGCAGGCTGGAGGAGCAGGGGGCGGACGCCACCCGGCTTCGGGTGCTTCTGAACCTGCGTCTGGCGGTGCCCTGGGCCAGCGTGGTGCTGGCCCTGGTGGGGGCCGCCGCGGGCAGCCGACCGCAACGCTCCAGCTCCAGCGTGGGGCTGGGGCTGAGCGTGGTCATCGTGTTCTTCTACTACGTCACCCTCTCCTTCTGCCAGTCCCTGGGGGAGGCCTCGTACCTTCCCGCAGTGGTGGCGGCGTGGTTCCCCAACCTGATCTTCCTGGTCCTGGGGGGCTTCCTGGTCCGAAGATCCAACTGA